The genomic DNA TTCACGCGGGTGCGGTTGCCCACCACGTTCTCGCCCTGCTTGATCGAACCGATGCGGCGGATGTCCAGGCGCATTGAGGCATAGAACTTGAGCGCGTTGCCGCCCGTGGTGGTCTCGGGGCTGCCGAACATGACACCGATCTTGTGGCGAATCTGGTTGATGAAGAGGATCGAGGTATGCGACTTGTGCACCGCGCCGGTGATCTTGCGCATGGCCTGGCTCATCAGACGGGCCTGGAGGCCGGGCAGCGAGTCGCCCATCTCGCCCTCGATCTCGGCGCGCGGCACCAGGGCGGCGACCGAGTCGATGACCAGCACGTCGACGGCGTTGGAGCGCACGAGCATCTCGGCGATTTCGAGCGCCTGCTCGCCGTGGTCGGGCTGGGAGATCAGGATGTCGTCGGTGCGAACGCCCAGCTTGCGGGCGTAGTTGATGTCGAGTGCGTGCTCGGCGTCGATGAAGGCGGCCACGCCGCCCTGCTTTTGCGCCTGCGCAATGATGGAGAGCGCCAGGGTCGTCTTGCCCGAGGACTCGGGACCGAAGACCTCCGTGACGCGGCCGCGGGGAATGCCGCCGATGCCCAGGGCGATGTCGAGCCCGAGCGATCCGGTGGGAATCGACGCAATGGGCTCGATGGCCTCATCGTCGCCGAGGCGCATGATGGCACCCTTGCCGTACTGCTTTTCAATCTGCTGGACGGTCAGGTCCAGGGCTTTCTTCTTCTCGTCGCGCGCTTCGGCCATGTCTCTTCCTCTTTCACTCCCGGCAGCGCTTCCACCCGGGGCCATGATTCCCCTGCGCCGCCATGCTTCCCTCACTCATCCGGTTTCGGTGGGCCCCTGCTTATGAGGGGCCGCCGGGCGATCCGTCTTCCTCGCGCTGGAGAGCCCGGAGGGGCGTCTCGTGGCGTTTGGTGTGGATCGGTCCCTCTGGCGTCAACCGACTACCGAACAGCGAGTACGTATATACCTCGAAAACGGGAACGAAATCAACGCCTTTTTCCTCCCGCATCGCTTCGTTGAAGGCATCTTCGTAGAGCTGTGTGACATACTGTGACATAGTGCGCGGATTTTTCCGCCACTTCACCCGCGCCAGAGTGAGATGCGGATGCCAGGGTCGCGTCTCGCGCGCAAATCCCAGCGCTTCGAGTCTGTCCGAGAGCGCCGCTTCGAGCGCCATCAACCCCGCACTCTCCTGAAGTTCCGCCCAGAGCACCCGCGGCGCGCGCGGCTTGGGCGCGCCGCCGATTCCCGCAACACGCAGTGCGAAGCCCGCCTGCGCTGCGCCCGTAGCGTCCATTGCAGCGGCAACTTGCTTCGCTTGTTTCTCCGTAATGTCTCCGAGAAAGCGTAGCGTCAGGTGCAGGGTTTCGGGGCGGCTCCAGACAGGCCGCCCCTCCCGGCCGAGCTCTTT from Chrysiogenia bacterium includes the following:
- the recA gene encoding recombinase RecA; protein product: MAEARDEKKKALDLTVQQIEKQYGKGAIMRLGDDEAIEPIASIPTGSLGLDIALGIGGIPRGRVTEVFGPESSGKTTLALSIIAQAQKQGGVAAFIDAEHALDINYARKLGVRTDDILISQPDHGEQALEIAEMLVRSNAVDVLVIDSVAALVPRAEIEGEMGDSLPGLQARLMSQAMRKITGAVHKSHTSILFINQIRHKIGVMFGSPETTTGGNALKFYASMRLDIRRIGSIKQGENVVGNRTRVKVVKNKVSPPFKNVEFDILYGEGISHEGDVLDLAEEVGIVEKSGAWYSYGADRVGQGRENAKSFLKENPAMCDEIEAKVLENYGLPTRRHLQLLKTGTDDAAPEEAAADTGAKEAKGKKK
- the thpR gene encoding RNA 2',3'-cyclic phosphodiesterase, giving the protein LSGSEIRMDRCESRTRRAQHTRYVDRCWGEFIRDPGGLGILLSLWHRSRNTGRPWTLHLPVMSESPPEPTFRAFIAVELPPAARAFLVRVQEYLVKGGLEKELGREGRPVWSRPETLHLTLRFLGDITEKQAKQVAAAMDATGAAQAGFALRVAGIGGAPKPRAPRVLWAELQESAGLMALEAALSDRLEALGFARETRPWHPHLTLARVKWRKNPRTMSQYVTQLYEDAFNEAMREEKGVDFVPVFEVYTYSLFGSRLTPEGPIHTKRHETPLRALQREEDGSPGGPS